A stretch of the Chitinophagaceae bacterium genome encodes the following:
- a CDS encoding DUF4407 domain-containing protein, which produces MKQTAYQFLIWCAGSNPDVLSKCPRSEHIKHAGYGTLILIPAVLALFTMTYAISTFTEHWYEFIPAGICWAVIIFFADRFLVSSFRKANNLRKPGSQQRDIEVKNLLHDFFSFAFLSRFVLAAFIGVGIAHPFTLLYFHKDIEQVMAANKVQAEQIIRNDHDAKAAELKEVIAAKEADVQCLRKLLIYEQSDVKINTDCGSTSGIPGYQKRAATINQQLAQTEHELNVLYAHDSTNKATAALLKQEALTKYANTFSNGYIARENALVQLESMPGSNAKSVRYFLIAFLVLIDTLAVSWKAFAKRGPYDDYQHVQEDAVTVETQLQLMKNQSELESKAQLLWKQPV; this is translated from the coding sequence CTGGTGCGCCGGCTCCAACCCTGACGTTCTTTCAAAATGTCCACGATCCGAACACATCAAGCACGCGGGCTACGGCACGTTAATTCTTATTCCTGCTGTGCTTGCTCTGTTTACGATGACCTATGCCATTTCTACATTTACAGAACATTGGTATGAATTTATTCCGGCGGGTATTTGCTGGGCTGTTATCATTTTCTTTGCTGACCGCTTTTTGGTTTCTTCATTCCGGAAGGCTAATAACCTGCGCAAACCCGGTTCACAGCAACGCGACATTGAAGTAAAAAACCTGTTGCATGATTTTTTCTCCTTTGCTTTTCTGAGCCGCTTTGTACTTGCAGCATTTATCGGTGTTGGTATCGCACATCCGTTTACGCTGCTCTACTTTCATAAAGATATTGAACAGGTAATGGCAGCCAACAAAGTACAGGCCGAGCAAATAATCCGAAATGACCATGATGCAAAAGCAGCTGAACTCAAAGAAGTGATTGCAGCGAAGGAAGCCGATGTACAATGTCTGCGCAAATTGTTGATCTATGAACAATCGGATGTAAAAATTAACACCGACTGCGGATCCACATCAGGAATTCCAGGTTATCAGAAAAGAGCGGCTACTATTAATCAGCAACTCGCACAAACCGAGCATGAATTAAATGTGCTCTATGCTCATGACAGCACCAACAAAGCAACCGCAGCATTACTGAAACAGGAAGCGCTTACGAAATATGCAAACACTTTCAGCAATGGTTATATAGCGAGAGAAAACGCACTTGTACAACTGGAAAGCATGCCCGGCTCCAATGCAAAATCCGTGAGATATTTCCTGATTGCTTTCCTCGTATTGATTGACACCCTTGCTGTTTCCTGGAAGGCTTTTGCGAAACGTGGTCCTTATGATGATTATCAGCATGTGCAGGAAGATGCCGTTACCGTAGAAACGCAATTGCAACTGATGAAAAACCAATCGGAGCTGGAAAGCAAGGCTCAACTCCTTTGGAAGCAGCCCGTATAA